In one Motacilla alba alba isolate MOTALB_02 chromosome 7, Motacilla_alba_V1.0_pri, whole genome shotgun sequence genomic region, the following are encoded:
- the ARL5A gene encoding ADP-ribosylation factor-like protein 5A isoform X1 yields MGILFTRIWRLFNHQEHKVIIVGLDNAGKTTILYQFSMNEVVHTSPTIGSNVEEIVVNNTRFLMWDIGGQESLRSSWNTYYTNTEFVIVVVDSTDRERISVTKEELYKMLAHEDLKKAGLLIFANKQDVKECMTVAEISQFLKLTSIKDHQWHIQACCALTGEGLCQGLEWMMSRLKIR; encoded by the exons ATGGGGATCCTCTTCACCAGGATATGGAGGCTCTTCAACCACCAGG AGCACAAGGTGATCATTGTGGGCCTGGACAATGCAGGGAAAACGACCATTCTGTACCAATT ctccatgaACGAGGTGGTTCACACCTCTCCCACCATCGGCAGCAACGTGGAGGAGATCGTGGTGAACAACACGCGCTTCCTGATGTGGGACATCGGGGGCCAGGAGTCCCTGCGCTCCTCCTGGAACACCTACTACACCAACACCGAG TTTGTGATAGTTGTGGTGGACAGCACAGACAGAGAGAGGATTTCTGTGACTAAAGAGGAGCTGTATAAAATGTTAGCACACGAG GACCTGAAGAAAGCAGGACTGCTGATCTTTGCTAACAAGCAGGATGTGAAGGAGTGCATGACAGTAGCTGAGATCTCCCAGTTCCTGAAGCTGACTTCAATTAAGGATCACCAGTGGCACATTCAGGCTTGCTGTGCTCTCACTGGAGAGGG